The segment TTTTAGTATCTTAATAATGAATAGTTATTCACTTTTATTTATTTATGCCAATCTTTTAAAGGGTTGGTTTTTTTATACAAAAAATAATGAATGATTATTCATTATTAAAATTTATTTATAAAAGGATTAATTTTGGATATGTCAAAATTATTTAACAAATTATCAAAAAGATTAGAGAACTTAGAAAAACTTCCTAAATTAGATGATAATAAATCAATCCCTGATGTTTTAATAGAAAAAGGGATTAATCGTAGAGATTTTATGAAATGGGCAAGTGCAATGACTGCAATGCTAGCTCTTCCTGGGTCATTTTCACCATTAGTTGCAAAAGCAGCAGAATTAAGTGATAGATTACCAATTATATGGCTTCATATGGCTGAGTGTACAGGATGCTCTGAATCACTTTTAAGAACAGATGCTCCAACAATCGATTCATTGATTTTTGATTATATATCTTTAGAATATCACGAAACACTTATGGCAGCAGCTGGTTGGCAAGCTGAAGGAAACTTAGAGAATGCAATAGAAAAACACAAAGGTAAATATATCTTGATGGTAGAAGGTGGAATTCCTCATGGTGAAAGTGCTCATTTTCTAACTATTGGTGGACATGGTAAAACAGGAGAAGAAAATGCAAAAGCTGCCTGTGAAGATGCAGCTGCAATTTTTGCTATTGGTACATGTTCATCTTTTGGTGGAGTGCAAGCTGCTATTCCTAATCCAACTGGTGCAGTAGGACTTTCAAAAATTACAAATAAACCAGTAATTAATGTACCGGGTTGTCCTCCTAGTGAGAAAAATATTGTAGGTACTCTGATGCATTATATTTTATATGGAAGCTTACCTGCCCTTGATGCTTATAATAGACCAAAATGGGCTTATGGAATGCGTATTCATGACTTATGTGAGAGAAGAGGTCATTTTGATGCTGGTGAGTTTGTAGAAGAGTTTGGAGATGAAGGTGCTAAAAAAGGTTATTGTTTGTATAAAGTAGGATGTAAAGGTCCTTATACTTTCAATAACTGTTCTAAAAATAAGTTTAATTCACATATGTCTTGGCCAATACAAGCAGGTCATGGATGTATTGGTTGTAGTGAACCAGATTTTTGGGATACTATGGGGCCATTTGAAGAACCAGTTGCAGATAAACTTTATAACACAGTTTTTGGTGGAGGTGGTGCTGATGCAACTGCTGATAAGATAGGTATTGGATTATTAAGTGTTACAGCAGTTGGTATCGCAGCGCATGCAGTTATAGCAAATTTTAAAAATCCAAAAAGTGATGATGAGGAATAACAATGGCAAATAAAAGAATAATAGTAGATCCAATTACTAGAATTGAAGGACACTTAAGAATAGAAGTTGAAATTGATGAAAATAATGTTATAAAAAATGCTTTTGCTTCATCTACTCTATGGAGAGGTTTAGAAACAATAGTTAAAAATAGAGATCCAAGAGATGCCGGATTTTTGATGCAAAGAATCTGTGGAGTATGTACTTTTTCACATTATAGAGCTGGTATTGAAGCAGTAGAAGATGCCCTTAATATTACTCCTCCTTTAAATGCAAAACTAACTAGAAGTTTGATGAATCAAGCATTATTTATGCATGATCATTTAGTACATTTTTATCATTTACATGGTTTAGATTGGGTTGATATTACATCTGCATTAAAAGCGGATCCTGCAAAAGCTAGTAAAGAGGCTTTTAAATATACAAAGTATCCAATTGCAACTGGTGAAAATGATTTAGTAAAAGTAAAAGATAGAGTAAAAGAATTTGCTGCAAGAGGTGAACTTGGACCATTTGCCAATGCATATTGGGGACATGAAACTTTTAGATTAACTCCTGAACAAAACCTAATAGCTTTAAGTCACTATTTAAAAGCTTTAGAAGTTCAAAGAACTGCTGCTCAACTTATGGCAATGTTTGGAGGAAAGCAACCACATCCTCAAAGTTTAACAGTAGGTGGGGTTACTTGTGTAATGGATTTATTAGATCCTTCAAGAATGGCCGAATATTTAACAAAATACAAAGAAGTTTCAAATTTCATTGAACATGCTTATTGTGCTGATATTTTAATGGCAGGACAAGCTTATGCAAAAGAGCCAAGTGTTACTGCAAAAGCTGGAACTATGAATTTTATGTCTCATAAAGAGATGCAACTAAATAGAACTGAATTTCTTTTTGACACAGGAATTATTTTAAATGGTGATTTATCAAAAGTTCATCCTATAAATGAAGATTTGATAACAGAAGAAGCAACACACTCTTGGTATAAAGATGATGAGCCTTTACATCCTTATGATGGAAAAACAAATCCAAATTATACAGGTATGAGTGAAGCCATGACAATAGGAGCCCAAGGAAAAGAAGTTCACTCTAAAGTTATTGATGAAAAGGGTAAATATTCTTGGATAAAATCACCTAGATATGATGGAAAAGCTATGGAAGTTGGACCTTTAGCTTCTGTTTTAGTTTCATATGCAAGTGGAAATAAAAAAATAGTTAAAATTGTAGATGAATTCTTAGAACAAACAGGACTTCCTACAGAAGCTTTATTTACTACTTTGGGAAGAACAGCTGCAAGAGCTTTACAAGTAAAAGCTATTATTGAAAATGGTTTAGAAACATTTGATACCTTGATTGAAAATTTAAAAGTAGACCAAGAAACATATACTACTTATAAAATCGATAAAGATAAAGAGTACAAAGGTAGATTTATCGGTGATGTTCCAAGAGGAATGTTAAGCCATTGGATAAGAATCAAAAATGGAGTAGTTGAAAACTATCAAGCTGTTGTTCCTTCAACTTGGAATGCAGGTCCTGAAGATTCAACGGGATTAAAAGGTCCATATGAGTCAAATCTTATTGGATTAAAAGTAAAAGACATAACACAACCTTTAGAGATTATTCGTGTTATTCATAGTTTTGATCCTTGTATTGCTTGTGCTGTTCATGTTATGGATACAAAAGGCAATGAATTGGGAAGTTATAAAGTTGATCCAACTTATGGCACTTCGTGTTAAAAGGCTAAAAGATGATTGAAAGAAAATATGAGTTTTCCGGTGTTTTAAGATTAAATCACTGGATTAGAGTAGTTACTTTATTAATATTAGTTGTGACAGGTTTTTACCTTGCAAAACCTTTTTTAACACCATATATTACTGATGAACCAGTAAATTTCATGAATGCATTGTGGAGATTCTGGCACTTGGTTTTTGGATTTGTATTAATTGCAACAACAATATTTAAAGTATATTTATTTATTTTTGATAGACAAAGTAGAAATGAAAGAGTTTCCTTTTTTGATTTTATTAGTCCAAGAGTATGGATTAAACAAATTAAATATTATATGTTAATTGGTACTCATCCAGAAGGAAAAGGTATATATAATCCTTTGCAGTTTATTGCATATTTTATGATATTTATGACTCTGTTTTTAGTATCTCTAACAGGATTAATATTATATATACATGTTTATCATGATGGATTAGCTGGATTACTTTTTCCACTACTTCGACCAATAGAAGTACTTATGGGTGGATTGGCTAATGTAAGAGAATTGCATCACCTTACAATGTGGATATTTTTGATATTTATTCCTATTCATATTTATATGGCAGTGTTTAATTCTGTGTATGGGAAAAGTGGTTCTATGGATACTATTTTTAGTGGATATAGTTGGCATAAAAAACATGAAAAAAAAGAGAGTAAAGCAAAAAAATGAATATTTTAATATTAGGAATAGGAAATATTCTTTTTCAAGATGAAGGAATAGGTGCACATTTTGTGCACTATTTAGATGAAAAATATACTTTTAAATCTAAAAAATCAAAGGTTACAATCATAGATGGTGGAACTTTGGCTCAAAGATTGATCCCCGAAATTATAAAATATGATGAAGTAATTATAATTGATTGTATCGATGCAAATAATGCAAGTGCAGGGGATGTTTATTTTTTTGATTATAATGCTATTCCCAATTGTGTTAATTGGCAAGGAAGTGCCCATGAAGTTGAGATGCTTCAAACACTTAAAATGATAGATATGAATCAAGACTTACCTTTTACTAAAATACTTGGAGTTATTCCAAAAAGAGTCGCAGATGATACTACTTTTGAATTAAGTGAAGAGATTCAATCTTCAATTATAACTATGGAAAATAGTGTTAGAAATCATTTAAAACTATTTGATGTAGAAATGTGTGTCAAAAAAGCTGATACATATATTACAAATATTGCAGAGATAAGTTATAAAAGGGACATCCTAAATGGTCCTTATTTATAAGTTTGAATACTTTTCAAATAATTTTACACTTATACATAATATAAAAGCATGCCTAAAAAATTTTGAAATTAATTATAAAATTTCAAAAGCTAATAATCACATAAATTTATTTGTTGAAAGTACAAAAGAGATACTAGACGAATTTTCTAAGATTTTATCAACATTTCTTCCAATGTCTATTTTTCTAAAAAATGTCGAAGTTGAAAGTGTTGATGAATTTCCTACTTTTCCAGATATTAATCATTTGGACTGTTCTGTTTTAACTTTTTGTACTAAATGCTTAAAAGCAGTTGAAGAAAAAGGTAATAAAAACTATTATAATCCTTTTATTTTTTGCGAAGATTGTGGGCAAGATTTAGAGGCAAAAGCTTTAATTTTATTTGATGGAAAAAAAGAGATAAAAAAATCAAATTATATTGAGTATTTTGAATATACCTCTAAACTTATAAATGATGGGAAAAGAGTTAAAATAAAAACTTTAAGTGGTGAGTTCGTTTTTTCAAAACTAGAAGCTATAGATAAAAATAAAAAAGATAAGATAAAGTTATTATGTACAAATTTAAATAATATCTCAGATGTTCTTATTGCATCTAAGCAAGAGATAATAGCCCTAGCATCTATTGAAAAGCCAAGAATAAATTTAAAAATAAATGAAGTCTTTAAATCTAAAAAAATTTTGATAAATGAAAATATTGATGTTAGATATGCAAGTGACATGATTTTGTATTTATTATGTTTGGAGTTAGAGAAATATAATATTAACTTTTTGGCATATTGGAAGAGTGATACTTTTGATTCATCTTTAACTTTTATTAGTAGTACTTTATATAAAAAGATTGAGATTCCTAAAATC is part of the Arcobacter sp. F2176 genome and harbors:
- a CDS encoding nickel-dependent hydrogenase large subunit, whose product is MANKRIIVDPITRIEGHLRIEVEIDENNVIKNAFASSTLWRGLETIVKNRDPRDAGFLMQRICGVCTFSHYRAGIEAVEDALNITPPLNAKLTRSLMNQALFMHDHLVHFYHLHGLDWVDITSALKADPAKASKEAFKYTKYPIATGENDLVKVKDRVKEFAARGELGPFANAYWGHETFRLTPEQNLIALSHYLKALEVQRTAAQLMAMFGGKQPHPQSLTVGGVTCVMDLLDPSRMAEYLTKYKEVSNFIEHAYCADILMAGQAYAKEPSVTAKAGTMNFMSHKEMQLNRTEFLFDTGIILNGDLSKVHPINEDLITEEATHSWYKDDEPLHPYDGKTNPNYTGMSEAMTIGAQGKEVHSKVIDEKGKYSWIKSPRYDGKAMEVGPLASVLVSYASGNKKIVKIVDEFLEQTGLPTEALFTTLGRTAARALQVKAIIENGLETFDTLIENLKVDQETYTTYKIDKDKEYKGRFIGDVPRGMLSHWIRIKNGVVENYQAVVPSTWNAGPEDSTGLKGPYESNLIGLKVKDITQPLEIIRVIHSFDPCIACAVHVMDTKGNELGSYKVDPTYGTSC
- the cybH gene encoding Ni/Fe-hydrogenase, b-type cytochrome subunit; translation: MIERKYEFSGVLRLNHWIRVVTLLILVVTGFYLAKPFLTPYITDEPVNFMNALWRFWHLVFGFVLIATTIFKVYLFIFDRQSRNERVSFFDFISPRVWIKQIKYYMLIGTHPEGKGIYNPLQFIAYFMIFMTLFLVSLTGLILYIHVYHDGLAGLLFPLLRPIEVLMGGLANVRELHHLTMWIFLIFIPIHIYMAVFNSVYGKSGSMDTIFSGYSWHKKHEKKESKAKK
- a CDS encoding hydrogenase small subunit; the protein is MSKLFNKLSKRLENLEKLPKLDDNKSIPDVLIEKGINRRDFMKWASAMTAMLALPGSFSPLVAKAAELSDRLPIIWLHMAECTGCSESLLRTDAPTIDSLIFDYISLEYHETLMAAAGWQAEGNLENAIEKHKGKYILMVEGGIPHGESAHFLTIGGHGKTGEENAKAACEDAAAIFAIGTCSSFGGVQAAIPNPTGAVGLSKITNKPVINVPGCPPSEKNIVGTLMHYILYGSLPALDAYNRPKWAYGMRIHDLCERRGHFDAGEFVEEFGDEGAKKGYCLYKVGCKGPYTFNNCSKNKFNSHMSWPIQAGHGCIGCSEPDFWDTMGPFEEPVADKLYNTVFGGGGADATADKIGIGLLSVTAVGIAAHAVIANFKNPKSDDEE
- a CDS encoding HyaD/HybD family hydrogenase maturation endopeptidase, translating into MNILILGIGNILFQDEGIGAHFVHYLDEKYTFKSKKSKVTIIDGGTLAQRLIPEIIKYDEVIIIDCIDANNASAGDVYFFDYNAIPNCVNWQGSAHEVEMLQTLKMIDMNQDLPFTKILGVIPKRVADDTTFELSEEIQSSIITMENSVRNHLKLFDVEMCVKKADTYITNIAEISYKRDILNGPYL